One window from the genome of Pedobacter schmidteae encodes:
- a CDS encoding hemolysin family protein, which produces MEAFKIFFTFFLVALNGFFVAAEFAIVKVRASQIEIKAKSGSRVANIAKHITQHLDGYLAATQLGITLASLGLGWVGESVMHSIVHDLLINFSLSEVYITSISTGIAFMFITVMHIVFGELAPKSVAIQRPVATTLFIALPLQAFYWLFRPFIWILNGFANVVLKIFGISNVGGHDAVHSTEELHYLLDQGKESGALDTNEHELIKNVFDFNERVVKNIMVPRTKISGVELSTPKAEVVEKIISEGYSRLPVYDDIIDKIIGIVHAKDILPLLADNKDWTLSDIIRKPYFVPETKKINDLLSELQQKRIQIAIVIDEFGGTAGMVTLEDIVEEIVGEIQDEYDEEKPTVEKISDTEFIINAYATVYDVNEHLPHDLPEDEDFDTVGGLVSHAFGKIPEVGDSEECYGYLFTILKKTEQNIETIKLELVINKSDAIDLH; this is translated from the coding sequence ATGGAAGCATTTAAAATATTTTTTACCTTTTTCCTGGTAGCCCTTAATGGCTTTTTCGTTGCGGCAGAGTTTGCAATTGTAAAGGTGAGGGCTTCCCAGATTGAGATAAAAGCTAAATCTGGTAGCCGTGTTGCAAATATTGCAAAGCACATTACACAGCATTTGGATGGATATCTTGCCGCAACGCAGCTGGGAATTACCCTGGCCTCTTTGGGCCTGGGTTGGGTTGGTGAGTCGGTAATGCACAGTATTGTGCACGACCTGCTGATTAACTTTTCCCTTTCTGAGGTATATATCACGTCTATTTCTACCGGAATAGCCTTCATGTTTATCACGGTAATGCATATTGTATTTGGAGAACTGGCACCAAAATCGGTTGCGATCCAAAGACCTGTAGCCACTACCTTGTTTATTGCTTTGCCGCTTCAGGCTTTTTACTGGTTGTTTAGACCATTTATATGGATATTGAACGGCTTTGCAAATGTAGTTCTTAAAATATTCGGTATATCGAATGTTGGTGGCCATGATGCTGTTCACAGTACTGAAGAGCTACATTACTTGTTGGACCAGGGAAAAGAAAGTGGTGCATTAGACACAAATGAACATGAGCTGATTAAAAACGTTTTTGATTTTAATGAGCGCGTGGTAAAAAATATTATGGTTCCCCGCACCAAAATTTCGGGTGTAGAACTATCGACCCCAAAAGCGGAAGTTGTTGAAAAAATCATATCGGAAGGATATTCGCGCCTGCCCGTATACGATGATATTATTGATAAGATCATTGGTATTGTGCATGCAAAGGACATCCTTCCTTTACTAGCCGATAATAAAGACTGGACTTTAAGCGACATCATCAGAAAGCCTTATTTTGTCCCTGAAACTAAAAAGATAAATGACCTGTTGAGCGAGCTTCAGCAAAAGCGTATCCAGATTGCTATTGTAATTGATGAATTTGGCGGAACTGCCGGTATGGTTACATTAGAGGATATTGTTGAGGAGATTGTTGGCGAAATTCAGGATGAGTATGATGAGGAAAAACCTACTGTAGAAAAGATTTCAGATACAGAGTTTATCATTAATGCTTATGCCACAGTTTACGATGTAAATGAACACCTACCTCATGACCTGCCGGAAGATGAAGATTTTGATACAGTAGGAGGATTGGTTTCACATGCCTTTGGTAAAATCCCTGAGGTAGGCGATAGTGAAGAGTGCTATGGCTATCTATTTACAATTTTGAAAAAAACGGAACAGAATATAGAGACCATAAAGCTGGAACTGGTGATCAATAAAAGTGACGCCATAGATTTACACTAA
- a CDS encoding inorganic diphosphatase: MSKDDHHPWHSVSPGDNVPEIVNAIIEIPKGSKAKYEIDKDSNLIKLDRVLFSSVMYPANYGFIPQTYCDDNDPLDILVLCSVDVYPMTIIEAKVIGVMHMVDNGEQDDKIIAVAKNDMSVNYINDLAELPPHTMKEIVKFFQDYKALEEKKVTIEHLLGVRYAHKVIQESIELYDKKFRNKS; the protein is encoded by the coding sequence ATGAGTAAAGACGACCATCACCCGTGGCATAGTGTATCTCCAGGCGACAATGTGCCGGAGATTGTGAATGCGATTATTGAAATTCCTAAAGGATCAAAAGCAAAATACGAAATTGATAAAGATTCAAATCTGATTAAGTTAGACCGCGTACTATTTTCTTCAGTAATGTATCCGGCAAATTATGGCTTTATCCCGCAAACTTATTGCGATGATAATGACCCGCTGGATATTTTGGTATTGTGTTCTGTGGATGTTTATCCTATGACCATTATTGAAGCTAAAGTAATTGGTGTAATGCATATGGTTGATAATGGCGAACAGGATGATAAGATCATCGCTGTGGCTAAAAACGATATGTCGGTAAACTATATTAATGATTTGGCCGAACTGCCTCCACATACCATGAAAGAAATTGTGAAGTTTTTTCAGGATTACAAGGCATTAGAAGAAAAAAAGGTAACCATTGAACATTTACTTGGTGTACGTTACGCGCATAAAGTGATACAAGAGAGCATAGAGCTTTACGACAAGAAGTTTAGAAATAAATCTTAA